The window GCAGCACCACCAAGCTCCCCCTCCCAGGAGCTGGGAAATCCAACATCGGTGCCCTGTGGCTTACCCTGCCATCTGGCGGTGTCAGCGTCTGCCTTCCAGATTATGACATAACAATTGCACAACTCAGATATTTTGAAAGAAACGGTCAATTTCCTCTCCTGGGCACTGCCAGGGGTTGTGGCCTCCATCCCACCCCAAGTCCCTAACAGCCTCAGGACTCTAGAAGCCAAATATAGTCACGGGTTGGACtgataaggaaatgaaaatgcaAGACTGTAAAGTGacccagttttattttgttttttggaggCCAGATGGGGCATCGCTCCACTCTGCAGGGGCTGTATGTACAATCTTCCCCTCCCCAAGGCGGGAGGCCCAGCGACCTCAGGGCCCAGGCAGCGGGAGTAGAGGTCCCAGTAAATGCGCAGCTCCAGGGACCCAGTGACCCAAAGGAGAGAGGGGGAACCAGGCAGAGGCCTGGAATGGCTcagattgggggagggaggggggacagtTGAGAGGAGAGGACACAGAATCGAAGAACATGGAGTCCGAAGGGGATCCAGTGCCCTTTTTACCGATGAGGCTCCTGGTCAGAGAAGCGATGCCAAACTCTCAtccagcaggaggcagggctggagtgGCGCCGGGTGTCCCAGCCGGCGTTAACTCCGTGCACTGGCCCGCTGCCTCCACCCTCACGGAGGGTGCGTGCGAGCCCAGTCGTTGGGTGAGCAGTCTGGCGGGCAGGCTCCCTTCTCCTCTCGGGCGCACCAAGGAAGCGGTGGGCCGCGCTCAGCAGCTCACAGAGCCGGCGGGCGGCCCAGACCCCAAGTCCGAGAAGCAGTCGAACTCGCTCTGGCCCAGGAAGAGCTCGGGCAGCTCGCGCACGCGGTGCAGTCCGAGTTCGAGCTCCAGCGACGTCAGCGCCTCCTCGTCGATGAGTTCGGCGTCCATGCCGCCCAGGGCGTGcacgggcggcggcggggccggggaTCCCGGCGCCGGCTGCAGGCCCGGGGGACATCCCGGAGCGCCGGAGGGCGCGGTCGCGCGGCCGGGGTACATCGTCGTCACGGGCTGCAGGTGCGCGCTGCCGGCGGCCGCTGGCGGCCCAGCCGCAAAGGGCTGAAAGGCAGGCGGCGGCCCGAAAGCCCCGTACGGCAGGGCCCCAGGTTGGGGCGGCGGCGGGCCCAACGGAGCCCCCCGTGGCCGCAACCCGCTGTCCAAGCCCGCGCCCGCGTACGGCTGCAGCGTCCGGAGCGCCTGGGGGCCGTGGGCGGGCACGGCGGGCGGCGGTCGCTGCACCAGGCGGTAACCTTCGGCGAGCATCAGGTGGTCGGTCATGACGGCGGGCTGGCTGCCTGCGGCGACGACGGGCGGACGGTCAGCGCAGGCGGCCGCCGGACCCGGCCAGCTGTTCTATTGCAACAAGAAATCCGGGTCCCTTGCTCTCCCCGCAACCCAGCCggacaaaagaaaacagaaccggaccactgctctgcctctgcccgGACGCACGAACTCAGAGCTCCCGTGCGCCCGTGGCCGCAACTCGCGGCGGCGAGGAGAACGCACTGCCGAGGGGTTCACGTTCAGAGACCTCTGCGCCGCGCCGGGTCCTCCGCGCCTTATATCCAGAGGCGGGGCTGCCGCGCTCCCGCGCGCTCATTGGCTGGATGAGACGCGCCAGGGAAGAccgccccgcccctccgggcGGTCTCAGCACCGCCCCCGTCGGAGCTCCGCCCTTTGGACCCCCAGCCGCGCTGCAGGCCAGAAGtgctgctctgtgctgggtgtTCAGCACCTTTCGAGGGTCTTGGCCTGAATGTCCCAGGCTCAGCCTCGGTACTAGCTGGGCCCAAGCTGACCGGACCAGAGGTGTGGGCTCCCAGGTGCAGGATCACAAACCCAATCTCCTAATTTTTCAGGTGGAAGCCCAGGCTCAGCAGCAGAAGGGCTTTCCTTGGGAATACACAGCAGAGCCTTGACAGAAGTGACACCTGAACCCAGGCCTGGTGATTGCCATCACGGCTACCTTAGCAGTGCAGGGTC is drawn from Myotis daubentonii chromosome 3, mMyoDau2.1, whole genome shotgun sequence and contains these coding sequences:
- the CITED4 gene encoding cbp/p300-interacting transactivator 4, which produces MTDHLMLAEGYRLVQRPPPAVPAHGPQALRTLQPYAGAGLDSGLRPRGAPLGPPPPQPGALPYGAFGPPPAFQPFAAGPPAAAGSAHLQPVTTMYPGRATAPSGAPGCPPGLQPAPGSPAPPPPVHALGGMDAELIDEEALTSLELELGLHRVRELPELFLGQSEFDCFSDLGSGPPAGSVSC